In Populus trichocarpa isolate Nisqually-1 chromosome 7, P.trichocarpa_v4.1, whole genome shotgun sequence, the following proteins share a genomic window:
- the LOC7473136 gene encoding uncharacterized protein LOC7473136 isoform X1, translating into MYGLRVTTRHKRSKSLPDKKRVEEDGLDSSFEASGRIKLNMGQLKNSAKSKKKQSPKTEVQNSLKQEILQLEKRLQDQFQVRRALESAMGYKTSSHDSTTELSMPKPATELIKEIAVLELEVVHLEQYLLSLYRKAFDQQTYLVSPSKQDRSLKTPVTTPRRRLFDVSRPETSKKETSATQTACQSRDNKWKETNVIGGEEKLLDSGVHRCHSSLSQRSAFSNRTSPPEEFLGRAVRACHSQPLSMMEYAQSASNIISLAEHLGTSIYDHVPETPNKLSEDMIKCMSAIYCKLSDPPLTHNGLSSPNSSLSSMSAFSPREQCDMWSPGFRNNPSFDVRLDNPFLVEGLKEFSGPYSTMIEVPWIYRDSQKLGDVENLLQNFRFCCRSLICRLEEVDPRKLKHEERLAFWINIHNALVMHAFLAYGIPQNNVKRLFLLLRAAYNVGGHTFSADTIQSSILGCRMSRPGQWIRFLLSSKFKFKTVEERQAYAINHPEPLLHFALCSGSHSDPAVRVYTPKRVIHELEAAKEEYIRATFGVRKGQKVLLPKIMESYAKDSGLCPAGLLEMIQQTLPESVRKCLKKCQLGKPRKTIEWIPHNFTFRYLISKELVK; encoded by the exons ATGTATGGACTGAGAGTGACTACTAGACACAAGCGTTCAAAGAG CTTGCCAGATAAGAAAAGAGTTGAGGAAGATGGCTTAGATAGTTCCTTTGAAGCATCAGGCCGCATAAAGCTA AATATGGGGCAATTGAAAAACTCTGCCAAATCCAAGAAGAAACAATCTCCTAAGACTGAAGTGCAAAATTCTTTAAAGCAAGAG ATTCTACAGCTTGAGAAAAGATTACAAGATCAATTTCAGGTCCGTCGTGCTCTGGAAAGTGCTATGGGTTACAAAACTTCTTCCCATGATAGTACGACTGAGCTGTCAATGCCTAAG CCAGCCAcagaattaattaaagaaattgcgGTACTGGAGTTGGAAGTTGTACATCTGGAACAATATCTTCTCTCCTTGTACCGGAAGGCATTTGATCAGCAAACATACTTGGTTTCTCCATCTAAACAGGATCGAAGTCTAAAAACCCCTGTCACAACCCCAAGACGAAGGTTGTTTGATGTTTCCAGGCCTGAGACATCAAAGAAGGAAACTTCAGCAACTCAAACTGCTTGTCAGTCACGTGACAATAAATGGAAGGAAACCAATGTTattggaggagaagagaaactATTAGATTCTGGAGTTCATCGCTGTCACTCTTCATTGTCACAACGCTCAGCATTTTCAAATAGAACCTCTCCTCCAGAAGAGTTTCTTGGTAGGGCTGTACGTGCTTGCCATTCCCAGCCATTGTCCATGATGGAG TATGCGCAGAGTGCTTCAAACATTATTAGTTTGGCTGAGCATCTTGGTACTAGTATTTATGACCATGTTCCAGAGACACCTAACAAGCTTTCAGAGGATATGATAAAGTGCATGTCAGCTATATATTGCAAACTTTCAGATCCACCTTTGACGCATAATGGCCTTTCATCTCCCAATTCATCTTTATCATCAATGAGTGCATTTTCCCCGCGAGAACAATGTGATATGTGGAGTCCAGGATTTAGGAATAACCCATCCTTTGATGTGCGATTGGATAACCCTTTCCTTGTTGAAGGCCTGAAAGAGTTCAGTGGACCGTACAGTACAATGATTGAAGTGCCATGGATTTATAGAGATAGTCAAAAGTTAGGAGATGTTGAAAACTTGCTACAAAATTTCAG GTTCTGCTGCAGATCACTTATATGTCGATTGGAAGAAGTCGATCCTAGGAAGCTCAAACATGAGGAAAGACTAGCTTTCTGGATCAATATACACAATGCACTAGTGATGCAT GCATTTCTGGCATATGGGATTCCACAAAACAATGTTAAGAGGCTCTTTCTACTTTTGAGG GCTGCATATAATGTTGGGGGTCATACATTTAGTGCAGACACGATACAGAGTTCTATCCTTGGATGCCGGATGTCTCGTCCTGGACAG TGGATTCGATTTTTACTTTCATCGAAGTTCAAATTCAAGACTGTAGAAGAACGGCAAGCATATGCAATTAACCATCCAGAACCTCTTTTGCACTTTGCACTCTGTTCTGGAAGCCATTCTGATCCTGCG GTTCGTGTCTACACTCCAAAAAGAGTAATTCATGAGCTTGAAGCTGCGAAGGAAGAGTATATCCGAGCTACCTTTGGTGTCCGCAAGGGCCAGAAAGTCCTACTTCCGAAGATCATGGAATCCTATGCAAAGGATTCAGGTTTATGTCCAGCGGGTCTTCTTGAAATGATCCAACAAACTTTGCCTGAATCTGTAAGGAAGTGTCTTAAGAAATGTCAGCTAGGAAAGCCTCGTAAGACTATTGAATGGATTCCGCATAATTTTACTTTTCGGTACCTGATATCTAAAGAGCTTGTAAAGTGA
- the LOC7473136 gene encoding uncharacterized protein LOC7473136 isoform X2, with the protein MYGLRVTTRHKRSKSLPDKKRVEEDGLDSSFEASGRIKLNMGQLKNSAKSKKKQSPKTEVQNSLKQEILQLEKRLQDQFQVRRALESAMGYKTSSHDSTTELSMPKPATELIKEIAVLELEVVHLEQYLLSLYRKAFDQQTYLVSPSKQDRSLKTPVTTPRRRLFDVSRPETSKKETSATQTACQSRDNKWKETNVIGGEEKLLDSGVHRCHSSLSQRSAFSNRTSPPEEFLGRAVRACHSQPLSMMEYAQSASNIISLAEHLGTSIYDHVPETPNKLSEDMIKCMSAIYCKLSDPPLTHNGLSSPNSSLSSMSAFSPREQCDMWSPGFRNNPSFDVRLDNPFLVEGLKEFSGPYSTMIEVPWIYRDSQKLGDVENLLQNFRSLICRLEEVDPRKLKHEERLAFWINIHNALVMHAFLAYGIPQNNVKRLFLLLRAAYNVGGHTFSADTIQSSILGCRMSRPGQWIRFLLSSKFKFKTVEERQAYAINHPEPLLHFALCSGSHSDPAVRVYTPKRVIHELEAAKEEYIRATFGVRKGQKVLLPKIMESYAKDSGLCPAGLLEMIQQTLPESVRKCLKKCQLGKPRKTIEWIPHNFTFRYLISKELVK; encoded by the exons ATGTATGGACTGAGAGTGACTACTAGACACAAGCGTTCAAAGAG CTTGCCAGATAAGAAAAGAGTTGAGGAAGATGGCTTAGATAGTTCCTTTGAAGCATCAGGCCGCATAAAGCTA AATATGGGGCAATTGAAAAACTCTGCCAAATCCAAGAAGAAACAATCTCCTAAGACTGAAGTGCAAAATTCTTTAAAGCAAGAG ATTCTACAGCTTGAGAAAAGATTACAAGATCAATTTCAGGTCCGTCGTGCTCTGGAAAGTGCTATGGGTTACAAAACTTCTTCCCATGATAGTACGACTGAGCTGTCAATGCCTAAG CCAGCCAcagaattaattaaagaaattgcgGTACTGGAGTTGGAAGTTGTACATCTGGAACAATATCTTCTCTCCTTGTACCGGAAGGCATTTGATCAGCAAACATACTTGGTTTCTCCATCTAAACAGGATCGAAGTCTAAAAACCCCTGTCACAACCCCAAGACGAAGGTTGTTTGATGTTTCCAGGCCTGAGACATCAAAGAAGGAAACTTCAGCAACTCAAACTGCTTGTCAGTCACGTGACAATAAATGGAAGGAAACCAATGTTattggaggagaagagaaactATTAGATTCTGGAGTTCATCGCTGTCACTCTTCATTGTCACAACGCTCAGCATTTTCAAATAGAACCTCTCCTCCAGAAGAGTTTCTTGGTAGGGCTGTACGTGCTTGCCATTCCCAGCCATTGTCCATGATGGAG TATGCGCAGAGTGCTTCAAACATTATTAGTTTGGCTGAGCATCTTGGTACTAGTATTTATGACCATGTTCCAGAGACACCTAACAAGCTTTCAGAGGATATGATAAAGTGCATGTCAGCTATATATTGCAAACTTTCAGATCCACCTTTGACGCATAATGGCCTTTCATCTCCCAATTCATCTTTATCATCAATGAGTGCATTTTCCCCGCGAGAACAATGTGATATGTGGAGTCCAGGATTTAGGAATAACCCATCCTTTGATGTGCGATTGGATAACCCTTTCCTTGTTGAAGGCCTGAAAGAGTTCAGTGGACCGTACAGTACAATGATTGAAGTGCCATGGATTTATAGAGATAGTCAAAAGTTAGGAGATGTTGAAAACTTGCTACAAAATTTCAG ATCACTTATATGTCGATTGGAAGAAGTCGATCCTAGGAAGCTCAAACATGAGGAAAGACTAGCTTTCTGGATCAATATACACAATGCACTAGTGATGCAT GCATTTCTGGCATATGGGATTCCACAAAACAATGTTAAGAGGCTCTTTCTACTTTTGAGG GCTGCATATAATGTTGGGGGTCATACATTTAGTGCAGACACGATACAGAGTTCTATCCTTGGATGCCGGATGTCTCGTCCTGGACAG TGGATTCGATTTTTACTTTCATCGAAGTTCAAATTCAAGACTGTAGAAGAACGGCAAGCATATGCAATTAACCATCCAGAACCTCTTTTGCACTTTGCACTCTGTTCTGGAAGCCATTCTGATCCTGCG GTTCGTGTCTACACTCCAAAAAGAGTAATTCATGAGCTTGAAGCTGCGAAGGAAGAGTATATCCGAGCTACCTTTGGTGTCCGCAAGGGCCAGAAAGTCCTACTTCCGAAGATCATGGAATCCTATGCAAAGGATTCAGGTTTATGTCCAGCGGGTCTTCTTGAAATGATCCAACAAACTTTGCCTGAATCTGTAAGGAAGTGTCTTAAGAAATGTCAGCTAGGAAAGCCTCGTAAGACTATTGAATGGATTCCGCATAATTTTACTTTTCGGTACCTGATATCTAAAGAGCTTGTAAAGTGA
- the LOC7473136 gene encoding uncharacterized protein LOC7473136 isoform X3 produces MGQLKNSAKSKKKQSPKTEVQNSLKQEILQLEKRLQDQFQVRRALESAMGYKTSSHDSTTELSMPKPATELIKEIAVLELEVVHLEQYLLSLYRKAFDQQTYLVSPSKQDRSLKTPVTTPRRRLFDVSRPETSKKETSATQTACQSRDNKWKETNVIGGEEKLLDSGVHRCHSSLSQRSAFSNRTSPPEEFLGRAVRACHSQPLSMMEYAQSASNIISLAEHLGTSIYDHVPETPNKLSEDMIKCMSAIYCKLSDPPLTHNGLSSPNSSLSSMSAFSPREQCDMWSPGFRNNPSFDVRLDNPFLVEGLKEFSGPYSTMIEVPWIYRDSQKLGDVENLLQNFRFCCRSLICRLEEVDPRKLKHEERLAFWINIHNALVMHAFLAYGIPQNNVKRLFLLLRAAYNVGGHTFSADTIQSSILGCRMSRPGQWIRFLLSSKFKFKTVEERQAYAINHPEPLLHFALCSGSHSDPAVRVYTPKRVIHELEAAKEEYIRATFGVRKGQKVLLPKIMESYAKDSGLCPAGLLEMIQQTLPESVRKCLKKCQLGKPRKTIEWIPHNFTFRYLISKELVK; encoded by the exons ATGGGGCAATTGAAAAACTCTGCCAAATCCAAGAAGAAACAATCTCCTAAGACTGAAGTGCAAAATTCTTTAAAGCAAGAG ATTCTACAGCTTGAGAAAAGATTACAAGATCAATTTCAGGTCCGTCGTGCTCTGGAAAGTGCTATGGGTTACAAAACTTCTTCCCATGATAGTACGACTGAGCTGTCAATGCCTAAG CCAGCCAcagaattaattaaagaaattgcgGTACTGGAGTTGGAAGTTGTACATCTGGAACAATATCTTCTCTCCTTGTACCGGAAGGCATTTGATCAGCAAACATACTTGGTTTCTCCATCTAAACAGGATCGAAGTCTAAAAACCCCTGTCACAACCCCAAGACGAAGGTTGTTTGATGTTTCCAGGCCTGAGACATCAAAGAAGGAAACTTCAGCAACTCAAACTGCTTGTCAGTCACGTGACAATAAATGGAAGGAAACCAATGTTattggaggagaagagaaactATTAGATTCTGGAGTTCATCGCTGTCACTCTTCATTGTCACAACGCTCAGCATTTTCAAATAGAACCTCTCCTCCAGAAGAGTTTCTTGGTAGGGCTGTACGTGCTTGCCATTCCCAGCCATTGTCCATGATGGAG TATGCGCAGAGTGCTTCAAACATTATTAGTTTGGCTGAGCATCTTGGTACTAGTATTTATGACCATGTTCCAGAGACACCTAACAAGCTTTCAGAGGATATGATAAAGTGCATGTCAGCTATATATTGCAAACTTTCAGATCCACCTTTGACGCATAATGGCCTTTCATCTCCCAATTCATCTTTATCATCAATGAGTGCATTTTCCCCGCGAGAACAATGTGATATGTGGAGTCCAGGATTTAGGAATAACCCATCCTTTGATGTGCGATTGGATAACCCTTTCCTTGTTGAAGGCCTGAAAGAGTTCAGTGGACCGTACAGTACAATGATTGAAGTGCCATGGATTTATAGAGATAGTCAAAAGTTAGGAGATGTTGAAAACTTGCTACAAAATTTCAG GTTCTGCTGCAGATCACTTATATGTCGATTGGAAGAAGTCGATCCTAGGAAGCTCAAACATGAGGAAAGACTAGCTTTCTGGATCAATATACACAATGCACTAGTGATGCAT GCATTTCTGGCATATGGGATTCCACAAAACAATGTTAAGAGGCTCTTTCTACTTTTGAGG GCTGCATATAATGTTGGGGGTCATACATTTAGTGCAGACACGATACAGAGTTCTATCCTTGGATGCCGGATGTCTCGTCCTGGACAG TGGATTCGATTTTTACTTTCATCGAAGTTCAAATTCAAGACTGTAGAAGAACGGCAAGCATATGCAATTAACCATCCAGAACCTCTTTTGCACTTTGCACTCTGTTCTGGAAGCCATTCTGATCCTGCG GTTCGTGTCTACACTCCAAAAAGAGTAATTCATGAGCTTGAAGCTGCGAAGGAAGAGTATATCCGAGCTACCTTTGGTGTCCGCAAGGGCCAGAAAGTCCTACTTCCGAAGATCATGGAATCCTATGCAAAGGATTCAGGTTTATGTCCAGCGGGTCTTCTTGAAATGATCCAACAAACTTTGCCTGAATCTGTAAGGAAGTGTCTTAAGAAATGTCAGCTAGGAAAGCCTCGTAAGACTATTGAATGGATTCCGCATAATTTTACTTTTCGGTACCTGATATCTAAAGAGCTTGTAAAGTGA
- the LOC7473135 gene encoding STS14 protein: MAYYSFLLVLVLALFHSSAHGAAPASSHNPTQVTTTPIPLPNVANEFLQSHNQARAAVGVGPLKWSEMLANATSRIVRYQRNKMGCQFANLSDSKYGGNQLWSSTGMAVTPRMAVDNWVQEKNYYNHTGNSCAPNHSCGVYTQVVWRKSLELGCAQATCVKEQASLTICYYDPPGNIIGESPY; this comes from the coding sequence ATGGCTTACTACTCCTTCCTTCTTGTTCTGGTTCTAGCTTTATTCCACAGCTCAGCCCATGGTGCGGCTCCTGCATCAAGCCACAACCCCACCCAAGTCACAACAACCCCAATACCACTACCAAATGTAGCTAATGAGTTCCTACAATCTCACAACCAAGCAAGAGCAGCAGTCGGTGTTGGCCCTCTCAAGTGGAGCGAAATGCTAGCCAATGCCACAAGCAGAATAGTCAGATACCAAAGGAACAAAATGGGTTGCCAATTTGCAAACTTGAGCGACAGTAAGTATGGTGGAAATCAGTTATGGTCTAGTACTGGCATGGCTGTGACTCCACGTATGGCTGTTGATAATTGGGTGCAAGAGAAGAATTACTATAACCACACTGGCAATTCCTGTGCGCCAAATCATAGTTGTGGTGTTTACACACAGGTGGTGTGGAGGAAATCTCTGGAGTTGGGGTGTGCACAAGCAACATGTGTGAAGGAGCAAGCTAGCTTAACTATATGTTATTATGACCCACCTGGGAATATTATAGGGGAAAGCCCATACTAG